From the Solibacillus sp. FSL R5-0449 genome, one window contains:
- the hutH gene encoding histidine ammonia-lyase, which produces MIQLNGQNLSIEQLGSILYSGEKIEIAEDAKVRVVKSRDAVERIVQQDKTVYGINTGFGKFSDVKIAEHEVSKLQVNLIRSHACGFGEPFSEHVAKAMMVLRLNALLKGLSGIRLEVLERLLWMVNENVIPVIPQQGSLGASGDLAPLSHLVLAVIGEGEVFVNGGKQPSHEIFEHRGLPKIELQAKEGLALINGTQAMTAQGAVNYLEAEKLAYASEWIASMTMESLYGIIDAFHPAVHEARGMQEQMAVAERMRDWLKDSKLITHQGEKRVQDPYSLRCIPQIHGASWQVLNYVKEKLEIEMNAATDNPLIFDDGGLVISGGNFHGQPIAFAMDFLKIGMAELANVSERRIERLVNPQLNEGLPAFLSANPGLESGAMILQYSAASLVSENKTLAHPASVDSIPSSANQEDHVSMGTTGSRHARMIIANVRNVLAIEAFCAAQAVEYRGVENMSPKLREKWKAIRGIAPAMTEDRIFSRDINRIIEYLKPYM; this is translated from the coding sequence ATGATTCAGTTAAACGGACAAAATTTATCGATCGAACAATTGGGGAGTATTTTATATAGTGGGGAAAAAATAGAGATCGCGGAAGATGCGAAAGTACGCGTTGTTAAAAGCCGTGACGCAGTGGAAAGGATTGTCCAGCAGGATAAAACCGTATACGGGATTAACACAGGGTTTGGAAAGTTCAGCGATGTGAAAATTGCAGAGCACGAAGTAAGCAAGCTGCAAGTTAATTTAATACGTTCCCATGCATGCGGTTTCGGGGAGCCTTTTTCGGAACACGTTGCAAAAGCGATGATGGTGCTTAGATTAAATGCATTATTAAAAGGGTTATCGGGTATTCGCTTGGAAGTGCTGGAACGGCTGTTATGGATGGTTAATGAGAACGTCATTCCTGTAATTCCACAGCAAGGTTCACTTGGAGCATCCGGAGATTTAGCACCACTTTCTCATTTAGTTTTGGCGGTTATCGGCGAAGGGGAAGTATTTGTAAATGGTGGTAAACAACCGTCACATGAAATATTTGAACATCGGGGATTGCCGAAAATTGAACTGCAGGCAAAAGAAGGTCTTGCATTAATCAATGGAACACAGGCAATGACTGCACAAGGCGCCGTCAATTACTTGGAAGCGGAGAAGCTCGCTTATGCGAGTGAATGGATTGCCTCCATGACGATGGAAAGTTTGTACGGGATAATCGATGCCTTCCATCCAGCTGTTCATGAAGCGCGCGGTATGCAAGAACAAATGGCCGTTGCAGAGCGTATGCGTGATTGGTTAAAGGACAGTAAGCTCATTACACATCAAGGGGAAAAGCGGGTGCAGGATCCGTATTCGCTTCGCTGCATCCCGCAAATCCACGGAGCGAGCTGGCAAGTATTGAATTACGTCAAAGAAAAGCTCGAAATCGAAATGAATGCGGCAACAGATAATCCGCTCATTTTTGATGACGGCGGTTTGGTCATTTCGGGAGGAAACTTCCATGGACAGCCGATTGCGTTTGCGATGGACTTTCTGAAAATCGGGATGGCGGAGTTGGCCAATGTATCGGAGCGCCGGATTGAACGATTAGTAAACCCGCAGTTAAATGAAGGGCTGCCTGCATTTTTAAGTGCAAATCCAGGACTTGAATCAGGCGCGATGATATTGCAGTATAGCGCAGCAAGTTTAGTATCCGAAAATAAAACTTTGGCACATCCTGCATCGGTCGACTCCATCCCGTCTTCTGCGAATCAGGAAGATCATGTATCGATGGGCACGACAGGATCTCGCCATGCGCGCATGATTATTGCCAATGTAAGAAATGTACTGGCGATCGAGGCATTTTGTGCAGCACAGGCAGTGGAGTACAGGGGTGTAGAGAACATGTCGCCAAAACTGCGGGAAAAGTGGAAGGCGATAAGGGGAATTGCGCCTGCCATGACAGAAGACCGTATTTTCAGTCGGGATATTAACCGTATTATTGAATACTTAAAACCTTATATGTAA